The following coding sequences lie in one Cotesia glomerata isolate CgM1 linkage group LG5, MPM_Cglom_v2.3, whole genome shotgun sequence genomic window:
- the LOC123265581 gene encoding titin-like isoform X1 encodes MVWENTGRYRPGLILWLFIILIHCTYSAPVYDEDTTQVAEYESTGCYYNFQYYDEGERIMTNEPCLNCTCHNRMLMCYLRVCPFTKAIGQDCKVEKRPDQCCPMITCPEVPVHLLTSTTSAPTSEIDQQTSTELGFPDNYGCTVDNKFYADGVQMPGNPNNPCELCYCIRNRTTCLMQECTLKVVGCKPVYHPGICCPVKYNCDYEDNLLTTTQPTGLIMTTTPSPSLDSPQCYHEGKYYQDGQLIYSKQPCQHCYCFHRDIACVVQDCGTPMKTHGKNCTALPPPEGQCCPTTYECEDEPATQDQQTGLDENAILPTQATLPVDDQQTQEVEGFPGANNAIPQDDKVTEVTDDNLSTVMESTETTLPESNEVPKETSGVTHADQVTEATEKPDVVSSTDKPMTGVPARSEDQIPTEAHKPQTTVSPAEITTTPEDKTVEDKPEVVTKVGEDNEIPIVDTKPEDSSEATKVTEEATTEGLKVTEDTKAEEKPGQQTESPAFSPAVLDEEIPTQGPPGIDVSTRRPVTKAEDKDAVTEGYLQMTEGPSVEGLGTESDSQVTEKPAVTEKSDEQGMEVTESSEKKPESGKPEEEATTVGSMEDKPEEEAPTKGLEVSGEQSSEETSSEMPTKEEKPVDSSEEEENSSEVSMEEFTTSKPAETSSSLPEGEVTEKTEEQATEKPESPVESQTQASEEPSEQATESPVLVGDGEKPEGDGSTAAPMPEDKPEEIETPTTERPEEEKEKEEKPVGEEEGLKPTEQSIEGDKDEQKTEGPIVGEPMVTEAPKNEDQVTESDQVTEKPTEGDQETEAPVEHGTTEATSDEKTEEPEMKPSEAPEESTTPVVETSSPQEESVTPLEASSEGTVKPEGSEATEKSEVEMKPTEASVTEKAAEETDQEATPVSVTEKQSGDDEKEPGTSVKPEEPTEGSTQPSVITSETATESVGPTSSESTVTEASASSEASITDAPESATKATETGEEPAVTEAPESEEPAATKEPESEEPAVTEASESEEPAATKEPESEEPAVTEASEGEESPATKAPESVEEPAATSTPEAAEEPSATKAPESGEELSASTSPESVEEPSATEAPESEKEPSATEAPESEKEPSITKSPETKEKPSGTEVPEAEKEPSATKAPESVEEPSATESPQPENEPSVTTSPESVEEPSATTAPESAEEPSATESPEAEEEPSATTAPEAAEEPSATQAPESVEEPSATTAPESAEEPLTTKVPETAETITKEPESAEPTATKAPESVEEPSSTQTPESIEEPAITKSSESVEEPAVTTAPEYSEPETTKAPESAEPGTEVPSIPEDEKPSEEPESSESPAPETVTESAQEPTESSEEPAPVDKTQEEPIPVTVQVPEEKPTDASPPEKEATQEPTDASSPEKEATQGPTEASSPEKEATQGSTEASLPEKEATQGPTEASSTETSPESESTETPEKTTQDSGPAGIPGEGSCLVDGQTFTNNSAIPPVNPCQLSCKCFSSIVQCESVQCSPPPSHMTNCMPVHSPENTCCPMYSCTNDASTETLQVDNQMSEDHTPVYQKPDSESSTSAPERIKPEEATPATEGSTTQATTDSETVVVTADEAEPPKEIPEPAKPVEPSEETPVLVKESSATPAPKAETTATIDTRVKEEEATKAPVEEVTSAATEKEETVTSTPTQAPEEPTKGTQSEDSAPTQATTHEEPSSEAPEEQTEATHAEEATPKPIEETTPAQEFSPITKESTEAPQEVTQTPAAHETEEASTEAPNEISNEVPSVESTTAGEAASEKTTIAPETPAEKETEAPKEVTEAPIHEETMAPSAETEKPGDESTVGVETKEPESTDEAATASPAITENQSTEASPGDKPTESTSSETSAPAEATEAPEIKIQDQTSPSVNAEITAVPSAEPEDEHKDSTAEEVPSTVSEETQTEKSSTEAAQTEAPSQETPTGVKETSEATESSVEVSTELPKASTEEKLDVTSPESVETTKAEEEVTMGSTEKPRDESTVGVETKEPESTDEATTASPVIPESQSTETSPEEKPTESAPSETSAPAEATEAPEIKIQDQTSPSVNAETTTLPSAEPEDEHKDSTVEEVPSTVSEETQTEKSSTEATQTEAPSQETPTEGVKETSEATESSIEASTELPKASTEETLEVTSPESVDTTKAAEEVSVGSSEKPADEATPTEKPEDTTAAAEATTAKSEEKPEVDQQVPVIVTSEQPEEEKKPEDEKKPEEETKPEEEAKPESTSEESLDKPEEAVTETSTESAPGVTEGLIIPVAINKTAIPEPEEAKPTDASDTEGEVTIDTKIGAETTEPEKEVTQVMDQTTVSSKEEEKEVTSDSSPTAPAVTEAPVEESTEAPKEEKPEEPKPEEEKPIESMTQEPESPVEATSTTSVSQETEATSTPLEASSEAPETSETPEKTPEDKVESTTLSSPEETPVDDGKLDEPENKPEEPEAKPEAESKPEEETSAEPETKPEDEKPTEKPEDDKPLEPEAKPEEPVVKPEEQPTELPEVKPSEPEIKPEDVTPTEETDDKRVGPESKPEEDKPAEPEVKPEGDKTTEQPEAKPEEKPSEEPKPEELPESKPEEQIPVETKPEEPTAEEGKPKEQVPVEPKPEEQIPVEAKPEEPTKETKPEEPAEETKPEEQVPVEPKPEKQIPVEAKPEEPTEETKPEEPTEETKPEEQVPVEPKPEEQIPVEAKPEEPSTETQPEEQVPVQAKPEEPSTETKPEEQVPVEAKPEEKIPVETKPEEPTEEPKPEEQIPVEAKPEEKIPVETKPEEPTEEPKPEEQIPVEAKPEEQIPIEPKPEEQIPVEPKPEEQIPTDQQQEQKPDTIDQIPTGQEEEIPQQPIPNPTYLPGSQEQEQEPMGPIEHDVLQQHVPEPSSSTPEPDHSSSLAPPTSDYPEQTVTGEDNPHFPVNAGSYLNPDEEDYDEDDQAVYGPGTCRYGGKVYVSAQQIPRDDPCDFCFCFRSDIICLQQSCPPPIPGCHEEPISGFCCPRYECHVSMATSLNITTTTTTTTTTLPPHFLSHPYKGAAKRSGCLIDKKAYRVGETIQSASGPCLKCTCGSDGNMECNPQTCTPEPMIRRMIATSTAKRRRR; translated from the exons CCCCGGTATACGATGAGGATACTACGCAAGTTGCAGAATATGAAA GTACAGGGTGTTACTACAACTTCCAATACTACGACGAAGGAGAGAGGATAATGACAAACGAGCCATGTCTGAATTGTACATGTCACAATCGAATGCTGATGTGCTATCTGCGAGTCTGCCCATTCACAAAAGCAATTGGCCAGGATTGCAAAGTTGAAAAGCGACCAGACCAATGTTGCCCGATGATAACCTGCCCAGAAGTGCCAGTACACTTGCTAACATCGACAACCAGTGCACCTACATCGGAAATCGATCAGCAAACCTCGACGGAGCTTGGATTCCCCGACAACTATGGTTGTACTGtcgacaataaattttacgcAGACGGTGTCCAAATGCCCGGTAATCCTAATAATCCTTGCGAGTTATGCTACTGCATCCGGAATCGTACGACCTGTCTCATGCAGGAATGCACGCTTAAAGTCGTAGGCTGCAAACCTGTTTATCATCCAGGAATATGTTGTCCAGTCAAATACAATTGTG ACTACGAAGACAACTTGCTGACAACGACCCAGCCAACTGGACTGATTATGACAACGACTCCATCTCCAAGTCTCGACTCACCACAGTGTTATCACGAGGGCAAATATTACCAAGACGGACAGCTGATTTACTCAAAACAACCTTGCCAACACTGCTACTGCTTCCATCGTGATATTGCGTGTGTTGTTCAGGATTGCGGTACTCCGATGAAGACGCACGGAAAGAATTGCACCGCTTTGCCACCACCAGAAGGCCAATGTTGCCCGACCACGTACGAATGCG AAGACGAGCCAGCAACGCAAGACCAACAGACCGGACTGGATGAGAACGCGATACTTCCCACGCAAGCTACCTTACCAGTGGATGATCAGCAGACGCAAGAAGTAGAAGGATTCCCAGGAGCTAACAACGCGATCCCGCAAGATGATAAGGTCACCGAGGTGACGGATGATAATTTATCAACAGTAATGGAATCTACGGAGACTACCTTACCGGAAAGCAATGAAGTACCTAAAGAAACTTCAGGAGTCACGCATGCGGATCAAGTTACGGAAGCTACCGAAAAACCAGATGTTGTAAGTTCTACTGATAAACCGATGACTGGAGTTCCTGCTCGCAGCGAAGATCAGATCCCGACTGAAGCTCATAAGCCGCAAACTACTGTATCGCCTGCGGAAATTACTACTACGCCTGAGGATAAGACCGTAGAGGACAAACCTGAAGTGGTTACTAAGGTTGGGGAAGATAATGAGATTCCTATAGTTGACACCAAGCCGGAGGACAGTTCAGAAGCTACGAAGGTAACGGAGGAAGCAACGACGGAGGGTTTGAAGGTTACTGAGGATACAAAAGCTGAAGAAAAGCCTGGACAGCAGACAGAATCACCAGCTTTCAGCCCAGCAGTTTTGGATGAAGAGATTCCGACCCAGGGACCACCTGGAATTGATGTGTCAACTAGAAGACCAGTTACGAAGGCTGAAGACAAGGACGCTGTGACGGAAGGTTACTTGCAGATGACTGAAGGTCCAAGTGTTGAAGGTTTGGGCACTGAGTCTGATAGCCAGGTCACGGAAAAGCCGGCGGTGACTGAGAAGAGTGACGAGCAAGGAATGGAAGTGACGGAAAGCTCGGAGAAGAAACCAGAAAGTGGAAAACCTGAGGAAGAAGCGACTACTGTTGGGTCTATGGAAGATAAACCTGAAGAAGAAGCACCCACGAAGGGTTTAGAGGTCAGTGGGGAGCAGAGTTCAGAAGAAACAAGCTCGGAAATGCCGACTAAGGAAGAAAAACCGGTTGATTCTTCTGAGGAAGAAGAGAACAGCTCAGAGGTGTCTATGGAGGAGTTTACAACTTCTAAGCCAGCTGAAACCAGTTCCAGTTTGCCGGAAGGCGAGGTTACGGAAAAAACTGAGGAGCAAGCTACTGAAAAACCGGAAAGTCCAGTTGAGAGTCAGACCCAAGCTTCTGAGGAACCCAGTGAGCAGGCTACGGAGTCACCGGTTTTGGTAGGTGATGGAGAGAAGCCAGAGGGTGATGGATCTACTGCTGCTCCGATGCCGGAAGATAAGCCAGAAGAAATTGAGACCCCGACTACTGAGAGGCCGGAGGAGGAGAAGGAGAAAGAAGAGAAACCAGTTGGTGAAGAGGAAGGATTGAAACCAACGGAACAGTCGATTGAGGGTGATAAAGATGAACAGAAGACTGAGGGACCGATTGTAGGAGAGCCTATGGTGACGGAAGCTCCAAAGAATGAGGATCAAGTCACTGAGAGTGATCAGGTTACTGAAAAACCGACGGAAGGTGACCAGGAGACTGAGGCTCCGGTGGAGCATGGAACTACTGAGGCTACTTCTGATGAGAAGACTGAAGAACCTGAGATGAAACCTTCAGAAGCTCCAGAAGAGTCTACCACTCCAGTGGTTGAAACGTCTAGTCCCCAGGAAGAATCAGTTACGCCTTTGGAAGCGTCTAGTGAAGGTACTGTAAAACCGGAGGGTTCTGAGGCGACGGAGAAATCGGAAGTTGAGATGAAACCTACAGAGGCTTCTGTAACGGAAAAGGCTGCTGAAGAAACTGATCAAGAAGCTACTCCAGTTTCTGTTACTGAAAAACAATCAGGTGATGATGAGAAAGAACCTGGAACTTCAGTCAAGCCTGAAGAACCTACTGAAGGAAGCACTCAACCTTCGGTGATAACCTCGGAAACTGCTACTGAATCAGTTGGACCTACATCTTCAGAATCTACGGTAACTGAAGCTTCAGCGTCGTCGGAAGCTTCTATAACTGATGCTCCTGAATCAGCAACAAAGGCAACTGAAACTGGTGAAGAACCAGCAGTGACGGAAGCACCTGAAAGTGAAGAACCAGCAGCTACAAAAGAACCTGAAAGTGAAGAACCAGCAGTGACGGAAGCATCTGAAAGTGAAGAACCAGCAGCTACAAAAGAACCTGAAAGTGAGGAACCAGCAGTGACGGAAGCATCTGAAGGTGAAGAGTCTCCAGCGACCAAAGCTCCTGAATCTGTTGAGGAACCAGCGGCAACTAGCACTCCTGAAGCTGCAGAGGAACCATCGGCTACTAAAGCTCCTGAATCTGGAGAGGAACTATCAGCTAGTACATCTCCTGAGTCTGTAGAGGAACCATCAGCTACTGAAGCTCCTGAATCAGAAAAAGAACCATCAGCTACTGAAGCGCCTGAATCAGAAAAAGAACCATCAATCACTAAATCTCCTGAAACTAAAGAGAAACCATCGGGTACTGAAGTTCCTGAAGCTGAAAAGGAACCTTCAGCTACTAAAGCTCCTGAATCTGTAGAGGAACCATCAGCTACTGAATCTCCTCAACCTGAAAACGAACCTTCAGTTACTACATCTCCTGAATCTGTAGAGGAACCATCAGCGACTACAGCTCCCGAATCTGCAGAAGAACCATCGGCCACTGAATCTCCTGAAGCTGAAGAAGAACCATCAGCTACTACAGCTCCTGAAGCTGCGGAAGAACCTTCAGCAACTCAAGCTCCTGAATCTGTAGAGGAACCATCAGCTACCACAGCTCCTGAATCTGCAGAGGAACCATTAACTACTAAAGTTCCTGAAACTGCAGAAACTATTACCAAAGAACCAGAATCAGCTGAACCTACCGCAACCAAAGCTCCCGAATCTGTAGAAGAACCATCAAGCACTCAAACTCCTGAATCTATAGAGGAACCTGCGATCACAAAGTCTTCTGAATCAGTTGAAGAACCAGCAGTGACAACAGCTCCAGAATATTCTGAGCCAGAAACAACTAAAGCTCCTGAATCAGCAGAACCTGGAACAGAAGTTCCATCAATACCTGAAGATGAAAAACCTTCTGAAGAACCTGAAAGTTCTGAGTCACCCGCTCCCGAAACTGTAACTGAATCAGCTCAAGAACCAACGGAATCAAGTGAGGAACCTGCACCAGTTGACAAGACTCAAGAAGAGCCTATTCCAGTAACCGTCCAAGTACCCGAGGAAAAACCAACAGACGCTTCACCTCCTGAAAAAGAAGCAACCCAAGAACCAACAGACGCTTCATCTCCTGAAAAAGAAGCAACTCAAGGACCAACAGAAGCTTCATCTCCTGAAAAAGAAGCAACTCAAGGATCAACGGAAGCTTCATTGCCTGAAAAAGAAGCGACTCAAGGACCAACGGAAGCTTCATCGACTGAAACTAGTCCAGAAAGCGAATCCACTGAAACGCCAGAAAAAACTACCCAAGATTCAGGACCTGCAGGAATTCCCGGCGAAGGAAGTTGTCTTGTTGACGGTCAAACGTTTACCAACAACTCAGCAATCCCACCAGTAAACCCTTGCCAATTGAGCTGCAAGTGCTTTAGCAGTATTGTTCAGTGTGAATCAGTCCAGTGTTCACCTCCTCCTAGCCACATGACCAACTGCATGCCAGTCCATTCTCCGGAGAACACTTGCTGCCCAATGTACTCTTGCACCAATGACGCTTCTACAGAAACCCTCCAGGTGGACAACCAGATGTCTGAAGACCACACTCCAGTTTACCAAAAACCAGACTCTGAATCTTCCACAAGTGCTCCTGAAAGAATAAAACCAGAAGAAGCTACTCCAGCTACAGAGGGATCTACGACTCAAGCAACTACTGATAGCGAGACTGTTGTTGTCACTGCCGACGAAGCGGAGCCTCCTAAAGAAATTCCTGAACCTGCGAAGCCAGTTGAACCCAGCGAAGAAACACCAGTTCTGGTGAAGGAAAGTTCTGCTACTCCAGCACCAAAGGCTGAGACGACTGCCACTATTGACACTCGTGTCAAGGAAGAAGAAGCAACCAAGGCTCCGGTGGAAGAAGTAACCTCAGCTGCGACGGAAAAAGAAGAAACCGTAACGTCTACTCCGACTCAAGCGCCAGAGGAACCAACTAAGGGCACTCAATCCGAAGATTCGGCTCCGACTCAAGCTACGACTCATGAGGAACCATCTTCAGAGGCTCCAGAGGAACAAACTGAAGCTACTCACGCTGAAGAGGCTACACCCAAGCCAATAGAAGAAACTACTCCTGCTCAAGAATTCAGTCCGATCACTAAAGAGTCAACGGAAGCTCCTCAAGAGGTTACGCAGACACCTGCTGCTCATGAGACGGAAGAAGCTTCGACGGAGGCTCCAAACGAAATTTCAAATGAAGTTCCAAGTGTAGAATCGACCACTGCTGGTGAAGCAGCTTCAGAGAAAACAACAATCGCTCCTGAAACGCCTGCGGAAAAGGAGACTGAAGCTCCAAAAGAAGTCACCGAAGCTCCAATTCATGAAGAAACAATGGCTCCATCGGCTGAAACTGAGAAACCAGGGGATGAAAGTACAGTAGGAGTTGAAACCAAGGAACCAGAAAGCACTGATGAAGCTGCAACAGCCTCTCCAGCAATTACAGAAAACCAGTCGACTGAAGCTAGTCCAGGAGACAAACCAACAGAATCGACTTCAAGTGAAACTTCTGCTCCAGCAGAGGCTACTGAGGCTCCAGAAATCAAAATACAGGATCAAACTTCACCGTCAGTGAACGCAGAAATTACTGCGGTACCGTCAGCTGAGCCTGAGGATGAACACAAAGATTCAACGGCTGAAGAAGTGCCATCTACTGTTTCGGAAGAAACTCAAACGGAAAAATCGTCTACAGAAGCTGCTCAAACTGAAGCGCCATCGCAAGAGACGCCTACTGGAGTCAAGGAAACTTCTGAGGCTACAGAAAGTTCAGTTGAAGTTTCAACAGAATTGCCTAAGGCTTCTACTGAAGAAAAGCTGGATGTAACTTCACCGGAATCTGTTGAGACGACGAAAGCGGAGGAAGAAGTTACTATGGGCTCAACTGAGAAACCAAGGGATGAAAGTACAGTAGGAGTTGAAACCAAGGAACCAGAAAGTACTGATGAAGCTACAACGGCCTCTCCAGTTATTCCAGAAAGCCAGTCAACGGAAACTAGTCCAGAAGAAAAACCAACAGAATCTGCTCCAAGTGAAACTTCTGCTCCAGCAGAGGCTACTGAGGCTCCAGAAATCAAAATACAAGATCAAACTTCACCGTCAGTGAACGCAGAAACTACTACGTTGCCTTCAGCTGAGCCTGAGGATGAACACAAAGATTCGACGGTTGAAGAAGTGCCATCTACTGTTTCAGAAGAAACTCAAACGGAAAAATCGTCGACAGAAGCTACTCAAACTGAAGCGCCATCGCAAGAGACGCCGACTGAAGGTGTCAAAGAAACTTCTGAGGCTACGGAAAGTTCAATTGAAGCTTCAACAGAATTGCCCAAGGCTTCTACTGAGGAAACGTTGGAAGTAACGTCACCGGAGTCTGTTGACACGACGAAAGCTGCAGAAGAAGTTTCTGTAGGGTCGAGTGAGAAACCTGCCGACGAAGCGACTCCAACTGAGAAACCTGAAGATACTACTGCGGCTGCAGAAGCTACGACGGCAAAGAGTGAAGAGAAACCAGAGGTTGACCAACAGGTTCCAGTTATTGTGACATCAGAGCAACCTGAAGAAGAAAAGAAACCTGAGGATGAAAAGAAACCTGAAGAAGAAACAAAGCCTGAAGAAGAAGCAAAACCAGAGAGTACTTCTGAGGAGTCTTTAGACAAACCTGAGGAAGCAGTAACTGAAACTTCAACTGAATCGGCTCCAGGAGTTACTGAAGGTTTGATAATACCTGTAGCGATAAACAAAACCGCAATTCCAGAACCTGAAGAAGCGAAACCAACTGATGCTTCTGATACGGAGGGTGAAGTTACGATAGACACCAAGATTGGTGCAGAGACTACTGAACCTGAGAAAGAAGTCACGCAAGTTATGGATCAAACTACGGTGTCTTCGAAGGAAGAAGAGAAGGAAGTTACGAGTGATTCATCACCAACTGCTCCTGCTGTAACGGAAGCTCCGGTTGAAGAGTCTACTGAAGCTCCTAAAGAAGAGAAACCTGAAGAACCTAAGCCTGAAGAAGAGAAACCTATTGAAAGCATGACTCAAGAACCTGAAAGTCCAGTAGAAGCTACTTCGACGACATCTGTCAGCCAGGAAACTGAAGCTACATCAACTCCGTTGGAAGCTTCTTCTGAAGCTCCTGAAACGAGTGAGACGCCGGAAAAGACTCCGGAAGACAAGGTAGAGTCGACAACACTTTCTAGTCCTGAAGAAACTCCTGTAGATGACGGCAAGTTGGATGAACCTGAAAACAAGCCCGAAGAACCTGAAGCTAAGCCAGAAGCTGAGTCTAAGCCTGAAGAAGAAACATCTGCCGAACCTGAGACCAAGCCTGAAGATGAGAAACCTACAGAAAAACCTGAAGATGACAAACCATTGGAACCTGAAGCTAAACCTGAAGAGCCTGTGGTTAAGCCTGAAGAACAACCGACAGAACTTCCTGAGGTAAAGCCTAGTGAACCTGAGATTAAGCCTGAGGATGTGACACCTACGGAAGAAACAGATGATAAACGAGTAGGACCTGAAAGTAAACCTGAAGAAGACAAGCCTGCAGAACCTGAGGTTAAGCCTGAAGGTGATAAAACTACGGAACAACCTGAAGCTAAACCTGAAGAGAAACCTTCAGAGGAACCAAAACCTGAAGAATTGCCTGAAAGCAAACCAGAAGAACAAATTCCTGTAGAAACTAAACCAGAAGAACCAACTGCAGAAGAAGGTAAACCAAAAGAACAGGTTCCAGTAGAACCTAAACCAGAAGAACAAATTCCAGTTGAAGCTAAGCCAGAGGAACCAACAAAAGAAACGAAACCAGAAGAACCAGCGGAAGAAACTAAACCAGAAGAACAAGTTCCAGTAGAACCTAAACCAGAGAAACAAATTCCAGTTGAGGCTAAGCCAGAGGAACCAACGGAAGAAACGAAACCAGAGGAACCAACGGAAGAAACTAAGCCAGAAGAACAAGTTCCAGTAGAACCTAAACCAGAGGAACAAATTCCAGTTGAAGCTAAACCAGAAGAACCATCAACGGAAACTCAACCAGAGGAACAGGTTCCAGTTCAAGCTAAACCAGAAGAACCATCGACGGAAACTAAACCAGAGGAACAAGTTCCAGTAGAAGCCAAACCAGAAGAAAAAATTCCAGTTGAGACTAAACCAGAAGAACCAACGGAGGAACCTAAACCAGAGGAACAAATTCCGGTTGAAGCTAAACCAGAAGAAAAAATTCCAGTTGAGACTAAACCAGAAGAACCAACGGAGGAACCTAAACCAGAGGAACAAATTCCGGTTGAAGCTAAACCAGAGGAACAAATTCCAATAGAACCTAAACCAGAAGAACAAATTCCAGTAGAACCTAAACCAGAAGAACAAATACCAACAGACCAACAACAGGAACAGAAACCAGACACGATTGACCAAATACCAACCGGACAAGAAGAAGAAATTCCTCAGCAACCCATACCAAACCCGACCTACCTCCCAGGTTCTCAAGAACAAGAACAAGAACCAATGGGCCCCATCGAACACGACGTCCTCCAGCAACACGTCCCAGAACCAAGTTCTTCAACCCCAGAACCAGATCACTCCAGTTCACTAGCGCCCCCAACTTCCGACTACCCCGAACAGACCGTGACCGGTGAAGACAACCCCCACTTCCCAGTGAACGCAGGCAGCTACCTGAATCCCGACGAAGAAGACTACGACGAAGATGACCAAGCAGTCTACGGACCAGGAACCTGTCGCTACGGCGGCAAGGTCTACGTTTCAGCTCAACAGATTCCTCGGGACGATCCTTGCGACTTCTGCTTCTGCTTCCGCAGCGACATAATCTGTCTTCAGCAGAGCTGTCCTCCGCCTATTCCTGGGTGCCACGAGGAACCGATCAGCGGATTCTGTTGTCCCAGGTACGAATGCCACGTATCCATGGCGACTTCGCTGAACATAACGACGACCACCACGACGACAACGACAACCTTGCCACCTCACTTCCTGTCGCATCCTTACAAAGGCGCGGCCAAGAGAAGTGGATGTCTTATTGACAAAAAGGCGTATCGTGTTGGCGAAACGATCCAATCGGCTTCTGGGCCTTGCCTCAAATGCAC TTGCGGAAGCGATGGAAACATGGAATGTAATCCTCAAACATGCACTCCAGAGCCAATGATCAGAAGAATGATCGCAACTTCCACTGCCAAGAGACGACGAAGATGA